A part of Myxococcus landrumus genomic DNA contains:
- a CDS encoding S1C family serine protease yields MHKAPFKNVVIITALLCALWVPGQAAGRERGRLWLEAQNRSLENQRATLSQVARQAMPSVVSITTRQPAEDASASGEEPQKGIGSGFVIHPSGYILTSAHVVEGATEVVVSLMHPRGYAEEYVAQVVGEDNRTDCALLKIDAPRKLPVLKLASSSHVRSADWIVVIGNPFGLSQSVTVGVVSYMGRTDVTPNGRDGDFDYMQMDASINPGNSGGPVLDMHGDVVAVANAVNVAGQGIGFAIPIDIAKTVIPQLRAHGRVRRGWLGISVQDFTPEVAEAFNLSHGPGVVVTDVVEDGPGERAGLLSGDVIVGLDTRRVQRAHTLRWQVAARGVGRNVKLRIHRLGKPMRLTVRLEEMPDDGPVPASLAAHRQGRRPTRAQSVLEDLLSPVPRSKSFPSPPPSEAADPDSREGEQAP; encoded by the coding sequence ATGCACAAGGCTCCATTCAAGAATGTCGTCATCATCACCGCGCTCCTGTGCGCGCTCTGGGTGCCCGGACAAGCCGCCGGGCGCGAGCGGGGACGACTGTGGCTCGAGGCCCAGAACCGTTCGCTGGAGAACCAGCGCGCCACGCTGAGCCAGGTGGCTCGCCAGGCGATGCCCTCGGTGGTCTCCATCACCACCCGACAGCCCGCCGAAGACGCTTCCGCGTCCGGTGAGGAGCCGCAGAAGGGCATCGGCTCCGGCTTCGTCATCCACCCGTCCGGGTACATCCTCACCAGCGCCCATGTCGTGGAGGGAGCGACCGAGGTCGTCGTCTCCCTGATGCATCCGCGCGGCTACGCGGAGGAGTACGTCGCCCAGGTCGTGGGCGAGGACAACCGGACCGACTGCGCGCTCCTGAAAATCGACGCCCCGCGCAAGCTCCCGGTGCTCAAGCTCGCGTCGAGCTCCCACGTGCGCTCGGCGGACTGGATTGTCGTCATCGGCAATCCATTCGGACTGTCCCAGTCCGTGACGGTGGGCGTGGTCAGCTACATGGGCCGCACGGATGTGACGCCCAACGGGCGCGACGGCGACTTCGACTACATGCAGATGGACGCGTCCATCAACCCGGGCAACTCGGGCGGCCCCGTGCTGGACATGCACGGGGACGTCGTCGCGGTGGCCAACGCCGTGAACGTGGCGGGACAGGGCATCGGCTTCGCCATCCCCATCGACATCGCGAAGACGGTGATTCCGCAGCTGCGAGCCCACGGGCGCGTGCGCCGTGGCTGGCTGGGCATCAGCGTGCAGGACTTCACCCCCGAGGTGGCCGAGGCCTTCAACCTGAGCCACGGCCCGGGTGTGGTGGTGACGGACGTGGTGGAGGATGGCCCGGGCGAACGCGCGGGGCTGCTCAGCGGCGATGTCATCGTGGGACTCGACACGCGGCGCGTGCAGCGGGCGCACACCCTGCGGTGGCAGGTGGCCGCCCGGGGCGTGGGCCGGAACGTGAAGCTGCGTATCCACCGGCTGGGCAAGCCCATGCGCCTCACGGTGCGGCTGGAGGAGATGCCAGATGACGGGCCCGTCCCCGCCTCCTTGGCCGCCCACCGGCAGGGCCGGCGCCCCACCCGCGCCCAGTCCGTCCTGGAGGACCTCCTGTCGCCCGTCCCCCGGTCCAAGTCCTTCCCGTCTCCCCCGCCTTCCGAGGCGGCGGACCCGGATTCCAGGGAGGGCGAACAGGCGCCTTGA
- a CDS encoding phosphoribosylaminoimidazolesuccinocarboxamide synthase, with amino-acid sequence MNTSALHAQLPLTLRQVDLPALGQHYRGKVRDTYRQGDSLVLVTTDRLSAFDHVLTTIPFKGEVLNRLSSFWFERTKHICPNHVLDVPDANVTVARACQPFTVEVVIRGYLTGSLWRDYEKGTHTAYGLPFPAGMRKDEAFPSPIITPSTKAEYGQHDEPISEKEILARGLASPRDWARITEAARGLFAEGQKWARTRGLILVDTKYEFGKVGDDIYVIDEMHTPDSSRYWVADEYEARFAKGEDQRMLDKENIRQWLIRERGFSGHGTPPAIPDDVRVELATKYVAAFEQITGTSLTLEPGDVHARIERNLRQKGYLK; translated from the coding sequence GTGAATACCTCCGCACTCCACGCTCAGCTTCCCCTCACGCTCCGCCAGGTGGACCTGCCGGCGCTCGGCCAGCACTACCGTGGCAAGGTCCGCGACACGTATCGCCAGGGCGACTCGCTCGTCCTCGTGACCACGGACCGGCTCTCCGCGTTCGACCACGTCCTCACCACCATCCCCTTCAAGGGCGAGGTGCTCAACCGGCTCTCGTCCTTCTGGTTCGAGAGGACGAAGCACATCTGCCCCAACCACGTGCTGGACGTCCCGGACGCCAACGTCACCGTGGCGCGCGCCTGTCAGCCCTTCACCGTGGAGGTGGTGATTCGCGGCTACCTCACCGGCAGCCTGTGGCGTGACTACGAGAAGGGCACGCACACCGCCTATGGCCTGCCCTTCCCCGCGGGCATGCGCAAGGACGAGGCCTTCCCCTCGCCCATCATCACCCCGTCCACGAAGGCGGAGTACGGGCAGCACGACGAGCCCATCTCCGAGAAGGAGATTCTCGCGCGCGGACTGGCCAGCCCCCGAGACTGGGCCCGCATCACCGAAGCGGCGCGAGGCCTGTTCGCGGAGGGCCAGAAGTGGGCGCGCACCCGGGGCCTCATCCTCGTGGATACGAAGTACGAGTTCGGCAAGGTGGGCGACGACATCTACGTCATCGACGAGATGCACACCCCGGACTCCAGCCGCTACTGGGTGGCGGACGAGTACGAGGCGCGCTTCGCCAAGGGCGAGGACCAGCGCATGCTCGACAAGGAGAACATCCGCCAGTGGCTCATCCGCGAGCGGGGCTTCTCCGGCCACGGCACGCCGCCGGCCATTCCCGATGATGTTCGCGTGGAGCTGGCCACCAAGTACGTCGCGGCCTTCGAGCAGATCACCGGCACGTCGCTGACGCTGGAGCCAGGCGACGTGCACGCGCGCATCGAGCGGAACCTGCGGCAGAAGGGCTACCTGAAGTAG
- the purB gene encoding adenylosuccinate lyase yields the protein MIPRYSRQEMSNLWSDVARLRRWRDVELAALEGMVEAGLAPREALEDCVQRAGDFTPADAARIEEIERTTKHDVIAFLTFMEERVGPSARWLHLGMTSSDVLDTSLGMTLRDAMDLILQDLERVMAAVEKRAFEHKHTLQMGRSHGIHAEPVTFGHKLAIWYDELRRARTRLVHARETIATGMISGAVGTFAHLPPAVEEYVCKKLGLKPAPASSQVVQRDRHAEYFTALALLGASIEKFAVEIRHLQRTEVREAEEPFTAGQKGSSAMPHKRNPILSENLTGLARLLRGYAVSAMEDVALWHERDISHSSVERVIGPDATILADFMLMRFARLMEDLRVYPEQMKKNLDLLGGVVNSQRLLLELARKGMDRQAAYVIVQRNAMKLYEEGVDFRQALLADADLCKMMTPEEINDCFSPGYHTRHMDDIFRRVFGRSE from the coding sequence GTGATTCCGCGATACAGCCGACAGGAGATGTCCAACCTCTGGTCCGATGTGGCCCGCTTGCGCCGTTGGCGCGACGTGGAGCTCGCCGCGCTGGAGGGGATGGTCGAGGCGGGGCTGGCCCCTCGTGAGGCGCTGGAGGACTGTGTCCAGCGTGCGGGGGACTTCACGCCCGCCGACGCCGCGCGCATCGAGGAAATCGAGCGCACCACCAAGCACGACGTCATCGCGTTCCTCACCTTCATGGAGGAGCGCGTCGGGCCCAGCGCACGCTGGCTGCACCTGGGCATGACGTCCTCGGACGTGCTGGACACGTCGCTGGGGATGACGTTGCGCGACGCCATGGACCTCATCCTCCAGGACCTGGAGCGGGTGATGGCCGCGGTGGAGAAGCGCGCCTTCGAGCACAAGCACACGCTGCAGATGGGCCGCAGCCACGGCATCCACGCGGAGCCCGTGACGTTCGGCCACAAGCTGGCCATCTGGTACGACGAGCTCCGCCGCGCCCGGACGCGGCTCGTGCACGCTCGGGAGACCATCGCCACGGGCATGATTTCCGGCGCCGTCGGCACCTTCGCGCACCTGCCTCCGGCCGTGGAGGAGTACGTCTGCAAGAAGCTGGGCCTGAAGCCCGCGCCGGCCTCCAGCCAGGTGGTGCAGCGTGACAGGCACGCCGAGTACTTCACCGCGTTGGCGCTGCTCGGCGCGAGCATCGAGAAGTTCGCGGTGGAGATTCGCCACCTGCAGCGCACCGAGGTGCGCGAGGCGGAGGAGCCCTTCACCGCCGGGCAGAAGGGCTCCAGCGCGATGCCTCACAAGCGCAACCCCATCCTCTCGGAGAACCTCACGGGCCTTGCGCGCCTCTTGCGCGGCTACGCGGTGAGCGCGATGGAGGACGTGGCGCTGTGGCACGAGCGGGACATCTCCCACTCGTCCGTGGAGCGCGTCATCGGCCCGGACGCCACCATCCTCGCGGACTTCATGCTGATGCGCTTCGCCCGGCTGATGGAGGACCTGCGCGTCTACCCCGAGCAGATGAAGAAGAACCTGGACCTGTTGGGCGGGGTGGTGAACTCGCAGCGGCTCCTCTTGGAGCTGGCGCGCAAGGGCATGGACCGGCAGGCCGCCTACGTCATCGTCCAGCGCAACGCGATGAAGCTCTACGAGGAGGGCGTGGACTTCCGGCAGGCGCTGCTCGCGGACGCGGACCTGTGCAAGATGATGACGCCCGAGGAGATCAACGACTGCTTCTCCCCGGGCTACCACACGCGGCACATGGACGACATCTTCCGCCGCGTCTTCGGCCGGAGCGAGTAG
- a CDS encoding ABC transporter substrate-binding protein encodes MSRLALVLWLSLLPAAAMAQASARPRVVAVKSANLAPYASVIAGFSAEARAEVQEMMLDESPGAAARVFKKLAAQKPALVLALGPLAANAARRSLGEDIPVLFAMVPYYEKYGLEGPNVTGISLTSDLGPELEALVAVSPKVRRVGMVHDPRFSASTVTHAQSSAASRNLSILALEVDSPAKVEKVLESAAGRVDALLMVADKTVGNAAVVQELIAFAQSKRLPLIALTPSQVKEGAALALSPSPLAIGLQAGRLANRIIHEKVDPGALAVAQPEGLDLSINLTTAKKLGPSSEPVLELLRFAARRDFAVKVYE; translated from the coding sequence ATGAGCCGGCTGGCACTCGTGCTCTGGCTCTCCCTGTTGCCAGCGGCCGCGATGGCCCAGGCGAGTGCTCGCCCACGAGTGGTGGCGGTGAAGTCCGCCAACCTGGCGCCGTATGCCTCCGTCATCGCGGGCTTCTCCGCTGAAGCTCGCGCGGAGGTGCAGGAGATGATGCTCGACGAGAGCCCGGGAGCCGCCGCGCGCGTCTTCAAGAAGCTGGCGGCGCAGAAGCCCGCGCTGGTGTTGGCCCTGGGGCCGCTGGCGGCCAACGCCGCGAGGCGCTCGTTGGGGGAGGACATTCCCGTCCTCTTCGCCATGGTGCCGTACTACGAGAAGTACGGACTGGAGGGGCCCAACGTCACCGGCATCTCCCTCACCAGTGATTTGGGGCCGGAGCTGGAGGCGCTCGTCGCGGTGTCGCCCAAGGTCCGCCGCGTGGGCATGGTGCATGACCCGCGCTTCTCCGCGAGCACGGTGACGCATGCGCAGAGCTCCGCCGCGTCGAGGAACCTCTCCATCCTCGCGCTGGAGGTCGACTCTCCGGCGAAGGTGGAGAAGGTGCTCGAGAGCGCGGCGGGCCGGGTGGACGCGCTGCTGATGGTGGCGGACAAGACGGTGGGTAACGCCGCCGTCGTCCAGGAGCTCATCGCCTTCGCGCAGTCGAAGCGGCTGCCGCTCATCGCGCTCACCCCCAGCCAGGTGAAGGAGGGTGCGGCGCTGGCGTTGTCACCCAGTCCCCTGGCCATTGGCCTGCAAGCGGGACGGCTGGCCAATCGCATCATCCACGAGAAGGTCGACCCGGGGGCGCTGGCGGTGGCGCAGCCGGAAGGGTTGGACCTGTCCATCAATCTCACCACCGCCAAGAAGTTGGGTCCGTCCTCCGAGCCCGTGCTGGAGCTCCTCCGGTTCGCGGCGCGGCGGGACTTTGCCGTGAAGGTCTACGAGTGA
- a CDS encoding bifunctional serine/threonine-protein kinase/formylglycine-generating enzyme family protein gives MLCYRCGSHVPETHDTCPTCGMKYDAAARQAAGVARKRGLDGAPYKSGDVIAGRYSIKEVVGSGPMGFVFRAQDEEIDVEVALKTVHPRLVQQPEERTQFSFSMRVGKKLNHPNLLRVYEEGLDGERPFFTMQLLEGMTLRRMMEQRASRGQLFSLKDVEPLLAQMAAALDAAHRFGPHSDVKPENVIVLPDLLKVTDYGLGLAVPQLPFVQAQKGHRADVYVAPEYVAGGELDTRMDVYSLGVVMGELIAGLVPTEGVVPGLTSLHPDLPTSFEALYRRALNINPLARPKSAGELHAEFANILARSPAAVTTRVRGVPPPPGSAQAAAVRMSARPPPPVPTDMMPIPTGLVSAAKPPPPVAAPHVEEEPPPPDATQPLDAATLAAIIGANPNASHQRLTEQAMPFITGAAIRSATESAQGGRAASEGGRAGSESPYGGRSAQESARESAHAGRSGSEVGRSASEALPGGRSGSESSPYGGRGGGESSQGGRGGGESSQGGRGGGESSQGGRAGAESSRSGADSHHGGRSGAESLSRGSSEPSLSGRSGAESSARSGGPAPRASGPMPSAQPRASSRGQDSTASESAPSVSGARSARGLESSPATSGARPVARTLEAPVVPSIRTARTLETVPAMSGARTAPRALDFDPSMSGARSGARIAPTQRGNRPQKGSAARRRSAFVWMVVLTVGGLALGAGGGYLLLNYWKSRGTPKPSAPSAGSMSRQGANEAAPPLVVALSEKCPDGMRLVSGGSFKRGKVRDDELAKVDERPSENVMVNSFCIDEFEFPNQRGATPRVDVTLVQARALCEAAQKRLCTEDEWEKACKGPGNARFAYGNDYLQGTCNTKIPQAGIVPAIAASGTSPQCVSPGYRVSDLSGNVAEWTETRIERRGTIQKGGAFNEPYADSRCSALKYGDPEVASASVGFRCCSSAQP, from the coding sequence TTGCTTTGCTACCGCTGCGGAAGCCACGTCCCCGAGACGCATGACACCTGCCCCACCTGCGGGATGAAGTACGACGCGGCTGCTCGACAAGCAGCCGGAGTCGCCCGCAAGCGAGGTCTGGACGGCGCCCCCTACAAGTCAGGGGACGTCATCGCTGGCCGCTACTCCATCAAGGAAGTGGTGGGCTCTGGCCCCATGGGCTTCGTCTTCCGCGCCCAGGACGAAGAGATCGACGTCGAGGTCGCGCTGAAGACCGTGCACCCGAGGCTCGTCCAGCAGCCCGAGGAGCGCACCCAGTTCTCCTTCTCGATGCGGGTGGGCAAGAAGCTCAACCACCCCAATCTGTTGCGCGTCTACGAAGAGGGGCTCGATGGCGAGCGGCCCTTCTTCACCATGCAGCTCCTGGAGGGCATGACGCTGCGGCGGATGATGGAGCAGCGCGCCTCGCGCGGGCAGCTCTTCTCGCTGAAGGACGTGGAGCCGCTGCTCGCGCAGATGGCCGCAGCGCTGGATGCCGCGCATCGCTTCGGTCCGCACTCCGACGTGAAGCCCGAGAACGTCATCGTCCTGCCGGACCTGTTGAAGGTGACGGACTACGGGCTGGGGCTCGCCGTGCCGCAGTTGCCCTTCGTCCAGGCGCAGAAGGGGCACCGCGCGGATGTCTACGTCGCGCCCGAGTATGTGGCGGGCGGCGAACTCGACACGCGGATGGATGTGTACTCGCTCGGCGTGGTGATGGGAGAGCTCATCGCCGGACTGGTGCCGACAGAAGGCGTGGTGCCGGGGCTCACGTCGCTGCACCCGGACCTGCCCACGTCCTTCGAGGCGCTCTATCGCCGAGCGCTCAACATCAATCCACTGGCCCGGCCGAAGTCGGCGGGTGAGCTGCACGCCGAGTTCGCCAACATCCTCGCGCGCTCTCCTGCCGCGGTGACCACGCGGGTGCGCGGTGTGCCGCCTCCGCCGGGGTCTGCGCAGGCCGCCGCGGTGAGGATGTCCGCTCGGCCTCCGCCGCCGGTGCCCACGGACATGATGCCGATTCCCACCGGCCTCGTGTCCGCCGCCAAGCCGCCACCGCCAGTGGCTGCTCCGCACGTCGAGGAAGAGCCACCTCCGCCGGACGCGACGCAGCCGCTGGATGCCGCGACGCTCGCCGCCATCATTGGCGCGAATCCGAATGCGTCGCATCAGCGCCTCACCGAGCAGGCGATGCCCTTCATCACCGGCGCGGCGATTCGTTCCGCCACGGAGTCCGCGCAGGGCGGCCGGGCTGCGTCCGAGGGTGGCCGCGCGGGTTCGGAGTCGCCGTACGGTGGCCGTTCCGCGCAAGAGTCCGCGAGGGAATCGGCGCATGCAGGGCGCTCGGGCTCCGAAGTCGGGAGGTCCGCGTCGGAGGCCTTGCCTGGTGGCCGCTCCGGGAGCGAGTCCTCGCCGTACGGTGGACGCGGCGGTGGTGAGTCGTCACAGGGTGGACGCGGCGGTGGTGAGTCGTCGCAGGGTGGTCGTGGCGGTGGTGAGTCGTCGCAAGGCGGCCGCGCTGGTGCGGAGTCCTCGCGGTCTGGCGCGGACTCTCATCACGGTGGTCGCTCGGGCGCGGAGAGTCTCTCGCGAGGCTCTTCGGAGCCCTCCCTGAGCGGACGCTCCGGTGCGGAGTCCTCAGCTCGTTCGGGAGGCCCCGCGCCTCGAGCCTCCGGTCCGATGCCCTCGGCGCAGCCTCGAGCGTCGTCTCGAGGACAGGACTCGACGGCGAGCGAGTCCGCACCATCCGTCTCCGGTGCTCGGTCCGCGCGCGGGTTGGAGTCCTCGCCCGCGACGTCCGGTGCCCGCCCCGTGGCGCGGACCTTGGAAGCGCCCGTCGTGCCGAGCATCCGCACGGCGCGCACGCTCGAGACCGTGCCGGCGATGTCAGGAGCGCGCACCGCGCCTCGGGCACTCGATTTCGACCCGAGCATGTCGGGGGCCCGCTCTGGAGCGCGCATCGCGCCGACTCAGCGGGGCAATCGCCCTCAAAAGGGCTCTGCCGCGCGTCGCCGTTCGGCGTTCGTCTGGATGGTGGTGCTGACCGTGGGTGGCCTCGCGCTGGGCGCGGGCGGTGGCTATCTGCTGTTGAACTACTGGAAGTCTCGCGGCACCCCGAAGCCGTCTGCTCCCTCCGCGGGTTCGATGTCGCGGCAGGGGGCCAATGAAGCGGCGCCTCCGCTGGTCGTGGCCCTGTCGGAGAAGTGTCCAGACGGCATGCGGCTGGTGAGCGGAGGCTCCTTCAAGCGAGGCAAGGTCCGCGACGACGAGCTCGCCAAGGTGGACGAGCGTCCCAGCGAGAACGTCATGGTGAACTCCTTCTGCATCGACGAGTTCGAGTTCCCGAACCAGCGGGGAGCGACCCCTCGAGTGGACGTCACCTTGGTTCAGGCACGTGCGCTGTGTGAGGCGGCGCAGAAGCGGCTCTGCACAGAGGACGAGTGGGAGAAGGCATGCAAGGGACCGGGCAACGCGCGCTTCGCCTACGGGAACGATTACCTTCAGGGCACGTGCAATACGAAGATTCCCCAAGCGGGCATCGTGCCTGCCATCGCGGCGTCCGGGACGTCACCTCAGTGCGTCTCGCCGGGCTATCGCGTGTCCGACCTCTCCGGCAACGTGGCCGAGTGGACGGAGACCCGCATCGAGCGCCGGGGCACCATCCAGAAGGGTGGGGCATTCAACGAGCCCTATGCCGACTCCCGCTGCAGCGCGCTGAAGTACGGCGACCCCGAGGTGGCTTCCGCGTCGGTGGGCTTCCGGTGCTGCTCGAGCGCTCAGCCATGA
- the dut gene encoding dUTP diphosphatase, with the protein MASSLTVQVRRVRAHPEPLPLPRYETELAAGLDLRADIDGEQVLQPLARMAVPTGLALGLPPGYEGQVRPRSGLALRHGITLLNSPGTVDADYRGEVQVILVNLSHEPFTLRRGDRVAQLVVAPVSSATLTEVEVLDATARGGSGFGSTGR; encoded by the coding sequence ATGGCCTCGTCCCTGACCGTGCAGGTGCGGCGTGTCCGCGCACACCCGGAACCCTTGCCGCTTCCCCGCTACGAGACGGAGCTCGCCGCCGGGCTGGATTTGCGGGCGGACATCGACGGAGAGCAAGTCCTCCAACCCCTTGCACGGATGGCGGTTCCCACGGGGCTCGCGCTGGGCTTGCCGCCTGGCTACGAGGGCCAGGTACGACCTCGTTCGGGGTTGGCGCTCCGACATGGAATCACCCTGCTCAACTCACCTGGGACGGTGGATGCGGACTACCGGGGCGAGGTGCAGGTCATCCTGGTCAACCTCTCCCACGAGCCCTTCACCCTGCGTCGGGGCGACCGGGTCGCCCAGCTGGTGGTGGCGCCGGTGTCCTCCGCGACGCTGACCGAGGTGGAGGTCCTCGACGCGACGGCGCGGGGGGGGAGTGGGTTCGGGTCCACGGGCCGATAA
- a CDS encoding M23 family metallopeptidase translates to MFSSRARGLLDFCMAVLCVWTAYHHTPAGALVRKASAWAFSTQSTARPLLAFYDGMTGTTLAAPMVAPEVSLVRALTSAEALAWGTHLSLKGMDARARAPATALAQEQGISMSTLVDPVEGPVAARRLLSGLADDFPREEARVTAVFVGRVPARYALERAEAEGGVLSLEALSRQLPPGFEAASVGAAQALALSTAFGLAWPVSEGARVTSPFGERNHPVLGTRKMHTGVDLGVPTGTAVAAVAEGVVRRASEDAVNGRVLVLDHGRGVTTAYCHNSELLVRVGEQVTRGQLIARSGNTGRSTGPHLHYQLELASRPMDPLKFRASVRTVSQDAPF, encoded by the coding sequence ATGTTCTCGAGCCGAGCCCGGGGGCTGCTGGACTTCTGCATGGCGGTGCTGTGCGTGTGGACGGCGTATCACCACACGCCCGCGGGGGCGCTGGTGCGCAAGGCCTCCGCGTGGGCCTTCTCCACGCAGAGCACGGCGCGCCCGTTGTTGGCGTTCTACGACGGCATGACGGGCACGACGCTGGCCGCGCCCATGGTGGCTCCAGAGGTGTCGCTGGTGCGCGCGCTGACGAGCGCCGAGGCGTTGGCGTGGGGCACGCACCTGTCGCTGAAGGGAATGGACGCTCGCGCGCGGGCTCCCGCGACGGCGTTGGCGCAGGAGCAGGGCATCTCCATGTCGACGCTGGTGGACCCGGTGGAGGGACCCGTCGCGGCGCGCAGGCTCCTCTCGGGCCTGGCGGATGACTTTCCTCGCGAGGAGGCCCGCGTGACGGCCGTTTTCGTCGGACGCGTGCCCGCGCGATATGCGCTGGAGCGGGCGGAGGCGGAAGGAGGCGTGTTGTCGCTCGAGGCGTTGAGCCGACAGCTTCCTCCGGGCTTCGAAGCGGCCTCGGTGGGGGCGGCGCAGGCGTTGGCCTTGTCCACGGCGTTCGGCCTGGCGTGGCCCGTGTCCGAGGGGGCTCGTGTGACGAGCCCATTTGGAGAGCGCAATCACCCCGTGCTGGGAACTCGGAAGATGCACACGGGCGTGGACCTGGGCGTCCCCACGGGCACGGCGGTGGCGGCCGTGGCCGAGGGCGTGGTGCGGCGCGCGAGTGAGGACGCCGTGAATGGCCGCGTCCTCGTGTTGGACCACGGTCGAGGCGTGACGACGGCGTACTGCCACAACTCGGAGCTGTTGGTGCGAGTGGGCGAGCAGGTGACTCGGGGGCAGCTCATCGCCCGTTCCGGAAACACCGGACGCTCCACGGGGCCTCATCTGCACTACCAGCTCGAGCTGGCCTCTCGGCCGATGGACCCTCTCAAGTTCCGCGCTTCTGTTAGGACCGTGTCCCAGGATGCACCTTTTTGA